From Cygnus atratus isolate AKBS03 ecotype Queensland, Australia chromosome 1, CAtr_DNAZoo_HiC_assembly, whole genome shotgun sequence, the proteins below share one genomic window:
- the SUV39H2 gene encoding histone-lysine N-methyltransferase SUV39H2 isoform X2 encodes MGCFHRRETLSLGLKALSAPGRVLLQCLPSGALVVPSWYVPCLASLETLQELCRKENLRCKSIGITNRSLKSYEVEYLCDYKVEEGTEYYLVKWKGWPESSNTWEPQKNLKCPLLLQNFLSDKNEYLSRVKEGKALKVRNHVKALKPAVADYIVRKAKQRIALRRWKEELNRKKNHRGMILVENTVDLEGPPLDFYYINEYKPAPGINVINGITTGCECSDCPAEKCCPKEAGFILAYNKKKKLKIQPGLPIYECNSFCRCGPNCPNRIVQKGTQYSLCIFRTNNGRGWGVKTLQKIKTNSFVMEYVGEVITSEEAERRGQLYDNQGNTYLFDLDYDSDEFTVDAARYGNVSHFVNHSCDPNLQVFNVFIDNLDLRLPRIALFSTRTIKAGEELTFDYQMKGSIDLTSDSADGLSPSRKRIRTVCKCGAVCCRGYLN; translated from the exons ATGGGATGCTTTCACCGTAGGGAAACGCTCTCCCTTGGTCTTAAGGCGCTTTCCGCCCCTGGAAGGGTGTTGCTGCAGTGCCTGCCCTCCGGAGCGTTGGTTGTTCCTT CCTGGTATGTGCCATGTCTAGCTTCACTTGAGACCCTCCAAGAATTATGTAGGAAGGAAAATCTCAGATGTAAATCCATTGGAATCACCAACAGGAGTCTAAAGAGTTATGAGGTGGAATATTTGTGTGACTACAAGGTAGAAGAG GGCACAGAATACTATCTTGTGAAATGGAAAGGATGGCCAGAGTCTTCAAATACTTGGGAGCctcagaaaaatctgaagtgtCCGTTGCTTCTTCAAAACTTTCTTAGTGACAAGAACGAATACTTATCTCGAGTGAAAGAAGGCAAAGCACTGAAAGTGAGAAACCATGTTAAAGCCTTGAAACCTGCGGTCGCAGATTACATTGTAAGGAAGGCTAAGCAAAGAATAGCTCTGCGGAGATGGAAAGAAGAActcaacaggaaaaagaatcatAGAGGAATGATTCTCGTAGAAAACACTGTGGATCTGGAAGGTCCTCCTTTAGACTTCTACTACATTAACGAGTATAAACCTGCTCCGGGAATAAATGTAATCAATGGAATAACGACTGGCTGTGAATGCTCAGACTGCCCTGCTGAGAAGTGCTGTCCAAAGGAGGCTGGCTTTATTTTGgcttataataaaaaaaagaagctgaaaatccAGCCTGGCTTGCCCATCTATGAATGCAACTCGTTTTGTAGGTGCGGTCCCAACTGCCCTAATAGGATAGTACAGAAGGGCACGCAGTATTCTCTTTGCATCTTCCGAACTAACAACGGACGAGGCTGGGGAGTAAAAACCctccagaaaattaaaaccaacaGTTTCGTGATGGAGTATGTCGGAGAG gTGATTACAAGTGAGGAAGCAGAGAGACGGGGCCAGCTCTATGACAACCAGGGCAATACGTACTTGTTTGATTTGGACTATGACTCAGACGAATTTACAGTGGATGCGGCTCGCTATGGAAATGTGTCCCACTTTGTGAATCACAGC tgtgATCCAAATCTCCAAGTCTTCAACGTGTTCATCGACAACCTCGACCTGCGTCTTCCTCGAATAGCACTGTTTTCCACGAGAACCATcaaggctggagaagagctcaCCTTCGACTACCAGATGAAAG GTTCGATAGATCTGACTTCAGACTCTGCAGATGGTCTCAGCCCCTCCAGAAAGAGGATCAGAACAGTGTGTAAATGTGGAGCTGTGTGTTGCAGAGGTTATCTCAACTGA
- the DCLRE1C gene encoding protein artemis isoform X2 yields the protein MSRFGGRLREYPALSIDRFDRDNLRARAYFLSHCHKDHMKGLRASVLRRRLESSLNVKLYCSPVTKELLLTNWKYKFWENHIVALEVETPTQISLVDETSGEKEDIEVTLLPAGHCPGSVMFLFQGENGTVLYTGDFRLAKGEAARMELLHSGTRVKDIQSVYLDTTFCDPKFYHIPSREECLNGILELVRSWTSLSRYHIVWLNCKAAYGYEYLFINLSEELGIKVHVNRLDMFRNMPEILYHVTTDRHTQIHACRHPRDDDFFRGNRLPCGMTCQNGTPLRIISIKPSTMWFGERIKKTSVIVRTGESTYRACFSFHSSFSEIKDFLRYISPVNVYPNVLPVGGTEDKVMELLQPLCRSYRRNTEPRYKPLGTLKRVHKRDLSDTDEDDLFDAELSSARPKISKQQREESRPSKTTQPENAEGNTNESTDSYKAPLTYTSLQVDFMDCEESNDDDDDDDDEEDDTEDSEKNTAQVLPQESDATSTANSNGVPGDQQEPKADVPCWDAFFKCDRLDESSENEDNFPSSAGAGGSQSLFSDSDGVSDSTHISSQNSSQSTHISEQGSQGWDSQMDTVLITSQERNAADFSCFSRAGGRTVPVPHEAAKESQADNSSWKAPGQNRSRASDVICDLKSRDSEKEAEAGTAHVQEVLVETRDTSRAPDLELKRDSQSSSDFEIPLTPDAELPQPDKLYCLYKKLAAGESIVRKLP from the exons ATGAGCCGGTTCGGGGGCCGGCTGCGCGAGTACCCGGCGCTGTCCATCGACCGCTTCGACCGCGACAACCTCCGGGCGCGCGCCTACTTCCTGTCGCACTGCCACAAGG ATCACATGAAGGGGCTGAGGGCGTCCGTCctgaggaggaggctggagagcag CCTGAATGTTAAATTATATTGCTCACCGGTAACTAAGGAATTGCTGCTGACTAACTGGAAATACAAGTTCTGGGAGAATCACATT GTTGCACTGGAAGTTGAAACTCCAACTCAGATTTCTTTAGTGGATGAAACTTCTGGTGAG AAAGAAGATATAGAGGTGACGCTTCTACCAGCTGGTCACTGCCCAGGATCGGTCAT GTTTTTGTTTCAAGGTGAAAATGGCACCGTGCTGTACACGGGGGATTTCAGGCTtgcaaaaggagaagcagccaGAATGGAGCTTTTGCATTCAGGGACCAG AGTAAAGGACATTCAGAGCGTGTATTTGGACACCACTTTTTGTGATCCCAAATTTTATCATATACCAAGCAGG gaGGAGTGTCTAAATGGGATCTTAGAGTTAGTGCGAAGCTGGACCTCGCTGAGTCGCTATCACATTGTGTGGCTGAATTGCAAAGCTGCTTATGGTTACGAATATTTATTCATTAACCTCAGTGAGGAACTTGGAATCAAG GTGCACGTGAACAGGCTTGATATGTTCAGAAACATGCCAGAAATCCTCTACCATGTTACTACAGACCGGCACACTCAGATTCATGCCTGTCGACATCCTCGG GATGATGACTTCTTTCGAGGAAACAGACTGCCCTGCGGAATGACTTGCCAAAACGGAACTCCCTTGCGCATAATTAGCATCAAACCCTCCACTATGTGGTTTGGAGAAAGGATCAAGAAAACCAGCGTAATTGTGAG gactGGGGAGAGTACATACAGAGCTTGTTTCTCTTTCCACTCTTCATTCAGTGAG ATTAAGGATTTCTTGCGTTACATCTCTCCGGTGAACGTGTACCCCAACGTGCTGCCGGTGGGTGGGACAGAAGACAAAGTTATGGAACT ATTGCAGCCGCTATGCAGATCGTACAGGAGAAATACGGAACCCAGGTACAAGCCCCTAGGAACACTAAAGAGAGTCCACAAAAGAGATTTATCTGatacag ATGAAGATGATCTCTTTGATGCAGAACTGAGCTCTGCAAGGCCTAAGATTTccaagcagcagagagaagagagcaggCCCTCCAAAACAACGCAGcctgaaaatgctgaaggaaaCACGAACGAGAGCACGGACAGCTACAAAGCACCCCTAACTTATACCTCCCTCCAGGTGGACTTCATGGACTGCGAGGAGTCAAATGATGATGACGACGATGATGACGACGAAGAAGACGACACAgaagattctgaaaaaaatacagctcaaGTTCTTCCCCAGGAGTCAGATGCCACTTCTACAGCAAATTCCAATGGCGTACCTGGCGACCAGCAGGAGCCTAAAGCTGACGTCCCGTGCTGGGATGCGTTTTTTAAGTGTGACAGGCTGGATGAAAGCTCTGAAAACGAGGACAACTTCCCATCCTCAGCAGGTGCTGGTGGGTCCCAGTCACTCTTCAGCGATTCGGATGGGGTGAGCGACTCCACCCACATCTCCTCCCAGAACTCCTCTCAGTCGACACACATATCggagcagggcagccagggctgggacaGCCAGATGGACACGGTGCTCATCACCTCCCAGGAGAGGAACGCCGCTGACTTcagctgcttcagcagagcCGGGGGCAGGACGGTTCCTGTGCCACACGAGGCTGCCAAGGAGAGTCAAGCtgacaacagcagctggaaggcaCCGGGTCAGAACAGGTCTCGTGCCTCTGATGTCATCTGTGACTTGAAAAGCAGAGACTcggagaaggaagcagaagctgGCACTGCTCATGttcaggaggtgctggtggaAACGCGTGACACTTCTAGGGCTCCCGATCTGGAACTGAAGAGGGACTCCCAGAGCTCCTCGGACTTTGAAATTCCCTTGACCCCTGACGCCGAGTTACCTCAGCCAGACAAGCTGTACTGCCTGTATAAGAAGCTAGCAGCAGGTGAAAGCATAGTGAGAAAACTCCCCTGA
- the SUV39H2 gene encoding histone-lysine N-methyltransferase SUV39H2 isoform X1, producing MAGPDPRLAPAAPSKMEGWSGGEAAGHQTPRFPSASLRAWYVPCLASLETLQELCRKENLRCKSIGITNRSLKSYEVEYLCDYKVEEGTEYYLVKWKGWPESSNTWEPQKNLKCPLLLQNFLSDKNEYLSRVKEGKALKVRNHVKALKPAVADYIVRKAKQRIALRRWKEELNRKKNHRGMILVENTVDLEGPPLDFYYINEYKPAPGINVINGITTGCECSDCPAEKCCPKEAGFILAYNKKKKLKIQPGLPIYECNSFCRCGPNCPNRIVQKGTQYSLCIFRTNNGRGWGVKTLQKIKTNSFVMEYVGEVITSEEAERRGQLYDNQGNTYLFDLDYDSDEFTVDAARYGNVSHFVNHSCDPNLQVFNVFIDNLDLRLPRIALFSTRTIKAGEELTFDYQMKGSIDLTSDSADGLSPSRKRIRTVCKCGAVCCRGYLN from the exons ATGGCGGGCCCCGACCCGCGCCTGGCGCCTGCGGCCCCCTCCAAGATGGAGGGCTGGTCAGGAGGTGAGGCCGCCGGACACCAAACCCCTCGCTTCCCCTCCGCCTCGCTgaggg CCTGGTATGTGCCATGTCTAGCTTCACTTGAGACCCTCCAAGAATTATGTAGGAAGGAAAATCTCAGATGTAAATCCATTGGAATCACCAACAGGAGTCTAAAGAGTTATGAGGTGGAATATTTGTGTGACTACAAGGTAGAAGAG GGCACAGAATACTATCTTGTGAAATGGAAAGGATGGCCAGAGTCTTCAAATACTTGGGAGCctcagaaaaatctgaagtgtCCGTTGCTTCTTCAAAACTTTCTTAGTGACAAGAACGAATACTTATCTCGAGTGAAAGAAGGCAAAGCACTGAAAGTGAGAAACCATGTTAAAGCCTTGAAACCTGCGGTCGCAGATTACATTGTAAGGAAGGCTAAGCAAAGAATAGCTCTGCGGAGATGGAAAGAAGAActcaacaggaaaaagaatcatAGAGGAATGATTCTCGTAGAAAACACTGTGGATCTGGAAGGTCCTCCTTTAGACTTCTACTACATTAACGAGTATAAACCTGCTCCGGGAATAAATGTAATCAATGGAATAACGACTGGCTGTGAATGCTCAGACTGCCCTGCTGAGAAGTGCTGTCCAAAGGAGGCTGGCTTTATTTTGgcttataataaaaaaaagaagctgaaaatccAGCCTGGCTTGCCCATCTATGAATGCAACTCGTTTTGTAGGTGCGGTCCCAACTGCCCTAATAGGATAGTACAGAAGGGCACGCAGTATTCTCTTTGCATCTTCCGAACTAACAACGGACGAGGCTGGGGAGTAAAAACCctccagaaaattaaaaccaacaGTTTCGTGATGGAGTATGTCGGAGAG gTGATTACAAGTGAGGAAGCAGAGAGACGGGGCCAGCTCTATGACAACCAGGGCAATACGTACTTGTTTGATTTGGACTATGACTCAGACGAATTTACAGTGGATGCGGCTCGCTATGGAAATGTGTCCCACTTTGTGAATCACAGC tgtgATCCAAATCTCCAAGTCTTCAACGTGTTCATCGACAACCTCGACCTGCGTCTTCCTCGAATAGCACTGTTTTCCACGAGAACCATcaaggctggagaagagctcaCCTTCGACTACCAGATGAAAG GTTCGATAGATCTGACTTCAGACTCTGCAGATGGTCTCAGCCCCTCCAGAAAGAGGATCAGAACAGTGTGTAAATGTGGAGCTGTGTGTTGCAGAGGTTATCTCAACTGA
- the DCLRE1C gene encoding protein artemis isoform X1, protein MSRFGGRLREYPALSIDRFDRDNLRARAYFLSHCHKDHMKGLRASVLRRRLESSLNVKLYCSPVTKELLLTNWKYKFWENHIVALEVETPTQISLVDETSGEKEDIEVTLLPAGHCPGSVMFLFQGENGTVLYTGDFRLAKGEAARMELLHSGTRVKDIQSVYLDTTFCDPKFYHIPSREECLNGILELVRSWTSLSRYHIVWLNCKAAYGYEYLFINLSEELGIKVHVNRLDMFRNMPEILYHVTTDRHTQIHACRHPRQAGANWLLNAEENENSSWWVKDDDFFRGNRLPCGMTCQNGTPLRIISIKPSTMWFGERIKKTSVIVRTGESTYRACFSFHSSFSEIKDFLRYISPVNVYPNVLPVGGTEDKVMELLQPLCRSYRRNTEPRYKPLGTLKRVHKRDLSDTDEDDLFDAELSSARPKISKQQREESRPSKTTQPENAEGNTNESTDSYKAPLTYTSLQVDFMDCEESNDDDDDDDDEEDDTEDSEKNTAQVLPQESDATSTANSNGVPGDQQEPKADVPCWDAFFKCDRLDESSENEDNFPSSAGAGGSQSLFSDSDGVSDSTHISSQNSSQSTHISEQGSQGWDSQMDTVLITSQERNAADFSCFSRAGGRTVPVPHEAAKESQADNSSWKAPGQNRSRASDVICDLKSRDSEKEAEAGTAHVQEVLVETRDTSRAPDLELKRDSQSSSDFEIPLTPDAELPQPDKLYCLYKKLAAGESIVRKLP, encoded by the exons ATGAGCCGGTTCGGGGGCCGGCTGCGCGAGTACCCGGCGCTGTCCATCGACCGCTTCGACCGCGACAACCTCCGGGCGCGCGCCTACTTCCTGTCGCACTGCCACAAGG ATCACATGAAGGGGCTGAGGGCGTCCGTCctgaggaggaggctggagagcag CCTGAATGTTAAATTATATTGCTCACCGGTAACTAAGGAATTGCTGCTGACTAACTGGAAATACAAGTTCTGGGAGAATCACATT GTTGCACTGGAAGTTGAAACTCCAACTCAGATTTCTTTAGTGGATGAAACTTCTGGTGAG AAAGAAGATATAGAGGTGACGCTTCTACCAGCTGGTCACTGCCCAGGATCGGTCAT GTTTTTGTTTCAAGGTGAAAATGGCACCGTGCTGTACACGGGGGATTTCAGGCTtgcaaaaggagaagcagccaGAATGGAGCTTTTGCATTCAGGGACCAG AGTAAAGGACATTCAGAGCGTGTATTTGGACACCACTTTTTGTGATCCCAAATTTTATCATATACCAAGCAGG gaGGAGTGTCTAAATGGGATCTTAGAGTTAGTGCGAAGCTGGACCTCGCTGAGTCGCTATCACATTGTGTGGCTGAATTGCAAAGCTGCTTATGGTTACGAATATTTATTCATTAACCTCAGTGAGGAACTTGGAATCAAG GTGCACGTGAACAGGCTTGATATGTTCAGAAACATGCCAGAAATCCTCTACCATGTTACTACAGACCGGCACACTCAGATTCATGCCTGTCGACATCCTCGG CAGGCTGGGGCCAACTGGTTGCTTAATGCAGAGGAGAACGAAAACTCCAGCTGGTGGGTTAAG GATGATGACTTCTTTCGAGGAAACAGACTGCCCTGCGGAATGACTTGCCAAAACGGAACTCCCTTGCGCATAATTAGCATCAAACCCTCCACTATGTGGTTTGGAGAAAGGATCAAGAAAACCAGCGTAATTGTGAG gactGGGGAGAGTACATACAGAGCTTGTTTCTCTTTCCACTCTTCATTCAGTGAG ATTAAGGATTTCTTGCGTTACATCTCTCCGGTGAACGTGTACCCCAACGTGCTGCCGGTGGGTGGGACAGAAGACAAAGTTATGGAACT ATTGCAGCCGCTATGCAGATCGTACAGGAGAAATACGGAACCCAGGTACAAGCCCCTAGGAACACTAAAGAGAGTCCACAAAAGAGATTTATCTGatacag ATGAAGATGATCTCTTTGATGCAGAACTGAGCTCTGCAAGGCCTAAGATTTccaagcagcagagagaagagagcaggCCCTCCAAAACAACGCAGcctgaaaatgctgaaggaaaCACGAACGAGAGCACGGACAGCTACAAAGCACCCCTAACTTATACCTCCCTCCAGGTGGACTTCATGGACTGCGAGGAGTCAAATGATGATGACGACGATGATGACGACGAAGAAGACGACACAgaagattctgaaaaaaatacagctcaaGTTCTTCCCCAGGAGTCAGATGCCACTTCTACAGCAAATTCCAATGGCGTACCTGGCGACCAGCAGGAGCCTAAAGCTGACGTCCCGTGCTGGGATGCGTTTTTTAAGTGTGACAGGCTGGATGAAAGCTCTGAAAACGAGGACAACTTCCCATCCTCAGCAGGTGCTGGTGGGTCCCAGTCACTCTTCAGCGATTCGGATGGGGTGAGCGACTCCACCCACATCTCCTCCCAGAACTCCTCTCAGTCGACACACATATCggagcagggcagccagggctgggacaGCCAGATGGACACGGTGCTCATCACCTCCCAGGAGAGGAACGCCGCTGACTTcagctgcttcagcagagcCGGGGGCAGGACGGTTCCTGTGCCACACGAGGCTGCCAAGGAGAGTCAAGCtgacaacagcagctggaaggcaCCGGGTCAGAACAGGTCTCGTGCCTCTGATGTCATCTGTGACTTGAAAAGCAGAGACTcggagaaggaagcagaagctgGCACTGCTCATGttcaggaggtgctggtggaAACGCGTGACACTTCTAGGGCTCCCGATCTGGAACTGAAGAGGGACTCCCAGAGCTCCTCGGACTTTGAAATTCCCTTGACCCCTGACGCCGAGTTACCTCAGCCAGACAAGCTGTACTGCCTGTATAAGAAGCTAGCAGCAGGTGAAAGCATAGTGAGAAAACTCCCCTGA
- the SUV39H2 gene encoding histone-lysine N-methyltransferase SUV39H2 isoform X3 has translation MAGPDPRLAPAAPSKMEGWSGAWYVPCLASLETLQELCRKENLRCKSIGITNRSLKSYEVEYLCDYKVEEGTEYYLVKWKGWPESSNTWEPQKNLKCPLLLQNFLSDKNEYLSRVKEGKALKVRNHVKALKPAVADYIVRKAKQRIALRRWKEELNRKKNHRGMILVENTVDLEGPPLDFYYINEYKPAPGINVINGITTGCECSDCPAEKCCPKEAGFILAYNKKKKLKIQPGLPIYECNSFCRCGPNCPNRIVQKGTQYSLCIFRTNNGRGWGVKTLQKIKTNSFVMEYVGEVITSEEAERRGQLYDNQGNTYLFDLDYDSDEFTVDAARYGNVSHFVNHSCDPNLQVFNVFIDNLDLRLPRIALFSTRTIKAGEELTFDYQMKGSIDLTSDSADGLSPSRKRIRTVCKCGAVCCRGYLN, from the exons ATGGCGGGCCCCGACCCGCGCCTGGCGCCTGCGGCCCCCTCCAAGATGGAGGGCTGGTCAGGAG CCTGGTATGTGCCATGTCTAGCTTCACTTGAGACCCTCCAAGAATTATGTAGGAAGGAAAATCTCAGATGTAAATCCATTGGAATCACCAACAGGAGTCTAAAGAGTTATGAGGTGGAATATTTGTGTGACTACAAGGTAGAAGAG GGCACAGAATACTATCTTGTGAAATGGAAAGGATGGCCAGAGTCTTCAAATACTTGGGAGCctcagaaaaatctgaagtgtCCGTTGCTTCTTCAAAACTTTCTTAGTGACAAGAACGAATACTTATCTCGAGTGAAAGAAGGCAAAGCACTGAAAGTGAGAAACCATGTTAAAGCCTTGAAACCTGCGGTCGCAGATTACATTGTAAGGAAGGCTAAGCAAAGAATAGCTCTGCGGAGATGGAAAGAAGAActcaacaggaaaaagaatcatAGAGGAATGATTCTCGTAGAAAACACTGTGGATCTGGAAGGTCCTCCTTTAGACTTCTACTACATTAACGAGTATAAACCTGCTCCGGGAATAAATGTAATCAATGGAATAACGACTGGCTGTGAATGCTCAGACTGCCCTGCTGAGAAGTGCTGTCCAAAGGAGGCTGGCTTTATTTTGgcttataataaaaaaaagaagctgaaaatccAGCCTGGCTTGCCCATCTATGAATGCAACTCGTTTTGTAGGTGCGGTCCCAACTGCCCTAATAGGATAGTACAGAAGGGCACGCAGTATTCTCTTTGCATCTTCCGAACTAACAACGGACGAGGCTGGGGAGTAAAAACCctccagaaaattaaaaccaacaGTTTCGTGATGGAGTATGTCGGAGAG gTGATTACAAGTGAGGAAGCAGAGAGACGGGGCCAGCTCTATGACAACCAGGGCAATACGTACTTGTTTGATTTGGACTATGACTCAGACGAATTTACAGTGGATGCGGCTCGCTATGGAAATGTGTCCCACTTTGTGAATCACAGC tgtgATCCAAATCTCCAAGTCTTCAACGTGTTCATCGACAACCTCGACCTGCGTCTTCCTCGAATAGCACTGTTTTCCACGAGAACCATcaaggctggagaagagctcaCCTTCGACTACCAGATGAAAG GTTCGATAGATCTGACTTCAGACTCTGCAGATGGTCTCAGCCCCTCCAGAAAGAGGATCAGAACAGTGTGTAAATGTGGAGCTGTGTGTTGCAGAGGTTATCTCAACTGA
- the HSPA14 gene encoding heat shock 70 kDa protein 14: MAAIGVHLGASSACAAVYKDGRADVVANDAGDRVTPAVVAFTESEEVVGLAAKQSRIRNVSNTVVKVKQILGRSSGDPQAQKYVTESKCSIVEKNGKLQYEIDNKLINPEDVAKLIFSKMKETAQSALGSDVNDVVVTVPFDFGENQKNALGEAAAAAGFNVLRLIHEPSAALLAYGIGQDSPTGKSNVLVYKLGGTSLSITVIEVNSGIYRVLATNTDDSIGGVCFTEALAQHLASEFQRSCKHDIRGNPRAMMKLMNSADVAKHSLSTLGSANCFVDSLYDGLDFDCNVSRARFELICSSLFSKCVEAIKKLLQQVGFTADDINKVVLCGGSARIPKLQQLIKDIFPNVELLSSIPPDEVIPIGAAIEAGILLGKENPSLEEEAFFIECSAKDILYKGVDESGADKFTVLFPSGTPLPARRQHTLHAPGNTSSVCLELYESLGKSPMNEENKFAQIVLQDLDKKEDGLHDILTVLTMKRDGSLHVTCTDQDTGKCEVITVEVAS, from the exons GACGGCCGCGCGGACGTGGTGGCCAACGACGCCGGGGACCGGGTGACCCCTGCCGTCGTGGCTTTCACGGAGAGCGAGGAG GTCGTCGGCTTGGCGGCGAAGCAGAGCAGGATAAGGAATGTTTCCAACACCGTGGTGAAAGTAAAGCAGATTCTGGGGCGAAG CTCTGGTGACCCACAAGCACAGAAATACgttacagaaagcaaatgttCA ATAGTTGAGAAGAATGGAAAACTCCAATATGAGATAGATAATAAGCTTATTAATCCAGAAGATGTGGCAAAgctaattttcagtaaaatgaaag AAACTGCTCAGTCTGCGTTGGGTTCAGATGTAAATGACGTTGTTGTCACTGTACCATTTGATTttggagagaatcagaaaaatgcCCTTGG ggaagcagctgcagctgctggatttAATGTTCTGAGATTAATTCACGAACcatctgcagctctcctggccTACGGAATTGGCCAAGATTCACCCACTGGGAAAAG CAACGTGTTGGTTTATAAACTTGGTGGCACGTCGCTTTCTATCACGGTCATAGAAGTAAACAGCGGAATATACCGCGTGCTTGCTACAAACACGGACGACAGCATCGGCGGAGTGTGCTTCACAGAAGCTCTAGCACAACACTTAGCATCTGAATTCCAGAG gTCTTGTAAGCATGATATTAGAGGAAATCCCAGGGCTATGATGAAGCTAATGAACAGCGCTGACGTTGCAAAGCACTCGTTATCAACCTTGGGAAGTGCAAACTGTTTTGTAGATTCACTGTATGATGGATTGGATTTTGATTGTAATGTGTCCAG GGCCAGGTTTGAACTTATCTGTTCCTCACTTTTTAGTAAGTGTGtagaagcaattaaaaagcTCCTGCAGCAAGTTGGATTTACAGCAGATGATATTAATAAG GTAGTTCTGTGTGGTGGGTCTGCTCGAATCCCAAAGCTACAGCAGCTGATCAAAGACATTTTCCCAAACGTGGAACTCCTGAGTTCAATTCCTCCCGATGAAGTTATTCCTATTGGTGCAGCAATAGAGGCAGGAATTCTGCTAGGGAAAGAGAATCCATCATTAGAAGAAGAAGCATTCTTTATTGAGTGTTCTGCCAAAGATATTCTTTATAAG ggagTAGACGAGTCAGGGGCTGACAAATTCACAGTGCTATTTCCATCAGGGACACCATTACCAGCTCGAAGGCAGCATACCCTGCATGCTCCTGGAAACACGTCTTCTGTATGCCTTGAACTATACGAGTCATTAGGGAAAAGTCCtatgaatgaagaaaacaaatttgcaCAG attGTACTCCAGGATTTAGATAAAAAGGAGGATGGCCTACATGATATATTAACTGTTCTCACTATGAAAAG ggatGGATCTTTGCATGTTACCTGCACAGATCAAGATACTGGAAAGTGTGAAGTCATCACTGTTGAAGTGGCTTCATAG